From the Haloarcula sp. H-GB4 genome, one window contains:
- a CDS encoding TetR/AcrR family transcriptional regulator — protein MTKESDALCATEKEIMHATHRALVNSGYAELSISRISDEFDKAKSTIYHYYDSKDELLLRFLRFTVDRFEATITTSIGDDPKEDLNHIIRTLLPCQLTEEKRQLHSVLVTLSPQALERAVFREQFTEIDTRLVTIIEKIVRRGVDADVFRDVDPTHAAEHILATIKGTMYSRLTTNREAATTAAKASLFSYIDSHLVS, from the coding sequence ATGACTAAAGAGAGCGATGCACTGTGCGCAACTGAAAAGGAAATTATGCACGCAACTCACAGAGCGCTTGTTAACAGCGGGTACGCTGAGCTCTCGATATCGCGTATTTCCGATGAATTTGACAAGGCTAAGTCGACGATATACCACTATTACGACTCAAAAGACGAACTGCTACTTCGGTTCCTCAGATTCACCGTTGACCGATTCGAGGCGACAATCACGACCAGCATCGGTGACGACCCGAAAGAAGACCTCAACCACATCATCAGAACACTCCTCCCGTGCCAGCTAACGGAGGAGAAACGCCAGCTACACAGCGTTTTAGTCACGCTCTCCCCACAAGCGCTGGAACGGGCGGTATTTCGCGAGCAGTTCACCGAAATCGATACTCGACTCGTTACAATCATCGAAAAAATTGTTCGCCGGGGCGTTGATGCGGATGTGTTTCGCGATGTCGATCCGACGCACGCGGCCGAGCATATTCTAGCAACGATTAAAGGAACCATGTATAGCCGCCTCACGACCAACCGTGAAGCCGCGACGACCGCAGCGAAAGCGTCTCTGTTCTCGTATATCGATTCGCATCTGGTTTCGTAG
- a CDS encoding hydantoinase B/oxoprolinase family protein has translation MNDEATTSSDGQETIDPVTLEILRNQLESVATEMGHVLIRGAYSPNIKERQDCSTALFDASGRMVAQAEHIPVHLGAMPDAVDVVLKNDPKPGDVFIVNDPFAGGTHLPDITLVSTIAPNDEIVGYAVSRAHHADVGGSSPGSMPPGAQEIYEEGLRLPAVRLVDGGDPNEAVHDLIRANVRTPDEREADLRAQRAANERAEERIGELLSEHGPTLLEAFDAVIEYSRERVEAELDALPDGTYRAQDILEGDGVTDADIPIEVAVTIDGASIAVDFAGTADQVAGNLNAPLSVAKSAVYFVVRAITDPEIPPNHGCYEPVSVSAPEGSVLNPDAPAAVVGGNVETSQRVMDVTLAALAETVPDRVPAGGQGTMNNLIIGDRTGDFTYYETIGGGFGARPGKDGMDGVQVGMTNTLNTPVESMEAEYPLRVERYALRRSSGGDGRYRGGLGLERTVTVETDATVSLLTERRRTAPAGIDGGEDGARGENLVDGDPVPAKASVDIEAGTTVSVRTPGGGGHGDPAERDPEARERDRRDGKVDEV, from the coding sequence ATGAACGACGAAGCTACGACATCGAGTGACGGACAGGAGACAATCGACCCTGTAACGCTGGAAATCCTCAGGAACCAGCTCGAGAGTGTCGCAACCGAGATGGGCCACGTGCTCATCCGGGGGGCGTACTCCCCGAACATCAAGGAGCGACAGGACTGTTCGACGGCGCTCTTCGACGCGTCGGGTCGGATGGTCGCACAGGCGGAACACATCCCGGTCCACCTCGGCGCGATGCCCGATGCAGTGGATGTTGTCCTCAAGAATGACCCGAAACCGGGCGACGTCTTCATCGTTAACGACCCGTTCGCGGGCGGGACACACCTCCCGGACATCACGCTCGTCTCGACCATCGCGCCTAACGACGAGATAGTCGGGTACGCCGTCTCGCGGGCCCATCACGCCGACGTGGGCGGGAGTTCGCCGGGAAGTATGCCACCGGGCGCACAGGAAATTTACGAGGAGGGGCTCCGCCTGCCTGCTGTCCGACTCGTCGACGGTGGCGATCCCAATGAGGCGGTTCACGACCTCATCCGTGCCAACGTCCGGACGCCGGACGAGCGCGAGGCGGACCTTCGGGCCCAGCGCGCGGCAAACGAACGGGCCGAGGAACGCATCGGTGAACTCCTGTCGGAGCACGGGCCGACACTGCTCGAGGCGTTCGATGCCGTCATCGAGTACTCCCGCGAGCGGGTCGAGGCTGAACTCGACGCGCTCCCGGACGGAACGTATCGAGCGCAGGATATCCTCGAAGGCGACGGCGTGACCGATGCCGACATCCCGATTGAAGTGGCCGTCACCATCGATGGGGCCTCGATAGCCGTCGACTTTGCCGGGACTGCCGACCAGGTGGCGGGCAACCTGAACGCACCCCTGTCGGTCGCGAAGAGCGCGGTCTACTTCGTCGTTCGAGCGATCACCGATCCGGAAATACCCCCAAACCACGGCTGTTACGAGCCGGTATCCGTGTCCGCACCTGAAGGGTCAGTACTCAACCCGGACGCGCCGGCCGCAGTCGTCGGTGGCAACGTCGAGACGAGTCAACGCGTCATGGACGTCACACTGGCAGCGCTCGCCGAAACAGTCCCCGATAGGGTTCCTGCCGGCGGACAGGGAACGATGAACAACCTCATCATCGGTGACCGGACCGGCGATTTCACCTATTACGAGACTATCGGCGGCGGGTTCGGTGCCCGGCCCGGGAAAGACGGGATGGACGGCGTACAGGTCGGCATGACGAACACGCTCAACACGCCTGTCGAATCGATGGAGGCCGAGTATCCGCTCCGAGTCGAGCGGTACGCGCTGCGTCGGTCAAGCGGCGGCGACGGCCGATACCGCGGCGGACTGGGCCTCGAACGCACCGTTACCGTTGAGACCGACGCCACCGTGTCACTGCTGACTGAGCGGCGGCGGACGGCTCCTGCCGGAATCGATGGCGGCGAGGATGGCGCGAGAGGGGAGAATCTGGTCGACGGCGACCCCGTTCCTGCGAAGGCGTCCGTTGACATCGAGGCCGGGACGACCGTCTCCGTCCGAACGCCCGGTGGCGGCGGACACGGCGATCCGGCAGAGCGGGACCCGGAAGCAAGAGAGCGTGACCGACGCGATGGGAAGGTAGACGAGGTGTAG
- a CDS encoding PAS domain-containing protein, whose protein sequence is MASLRDVLIETMLLDEEQFRRRLPDLVETHNLQSVDPEPADESPAALLQDFKGFEPTSVTGFEREYIAKMVRLGTIPLGLTLTGPAYQDNPVRYATQTFQEMTGYSLAALRGENLRLLQGPATDSDAIATLQEGIDIWEQRTVELWNYRADGTHFKNRVTIVPLTGPDGSITNWLGVQEAIDTPNS, encoded by the coding sequence ATGGCCTCACTCAGGGACGTACTTATCGAAACCATGCTGCTCGACGAGGAGCAGTTTCGCCGTCGGCTTCCGGACCTCGTCGAAACACACAACCTCCAGAGTGTTGACCCGGAACCCGCTGACGAGTCACCGGCCGCTCTCCTTCAGGATTTCAAGGGATTCGAGCCTACCTCGGTAACGGGTTTTGAGCGAGAATATATCGCGAAAATGGTGCGACTTGGGACGATCCCTCTGGGCCTGACGCTCACTGGCCCGGCGTATCAGGACAATCCAGTCCGATATGCGACACAGACGTTCCAGGAGATGACCGGGTACTCGCTAGCCGCGCTTCGCGGCGAGAACCTTCGATTGCTGCAGGGACCAGCAACTGACTCCGATGCAATCGCAACGCTCCAGGAAGGGATCGATATCTGGGAACAGCGGACCGTCGAACTGTGGAACTACCGAGCGGACGGGACACACTTCAAAAACCGAGTGACGATAGTGCCACTTACTGGCCCCGACGGCTCTATCACGAACTGGCTCGGTGTGCAGGAGGCTATCGATACGCCGAACAGCTGA
- a CDS encoding DUF4864 domain-containing protein, which produces MSEREYPVADLPTPNETYSPGDAVSLQLAALETNDDPFENAGIMTAYNFASPANRRSTGPLDRFIAMVQSPQYRPMINFREAVRGPVERDENYAEQRVTITGPDRQTTTYEFGLSVQSVGEFRGCWQTDRVVVV; this is translated from the coding sequence ATGTCTGAACGCGAGTATCCGGTGGCCGACCTTCCGACGCCTAATGAGACGTACAGCCCTGGCGACGCCGTTTCCCTCCAGCTTGCTGCGTTGGAAACGAACGACGACCCGTTTGAGAACGCGGGGATCATGACGGCGTACAATTTCGCCTCCCCGGCCAACCGCCGCTCGACTGGCCCACTTGACCGATTTATAGCCATGGTCCAGTCACCGCAGTACCGCCCGATGATCAACTTCAGGGAGGCTGTGCGAGGCCCTGTAGAGCGGGATGAGAACTACGCTGAACAGCGGGTAACGATTACCGGGCCGGATAGACAGACAACCACGTACGAGTTCGGTCTGTCAGTGCAGTCCGTCGGCGAGTTTCGGGGCTGCTGGCAGACTGACCGTGTTGTGGTGGTCTGA
- a CDS encoding NAD(P)-binding protein, producing the protein MFEIATTKGDTMRVSIVGGGFAGLAAAQLAEEVTSDVQLYDKGAYTGDRRGAWGEMVWDYSQVPLDRHVPGYVREATTGIFVGADGKTAINVPDGVILNRGELEKHWAGTLEETEIVEDAEVDEAEFRRLSTESDLLIDATGQFPISSRFTSLSYDVACPTLSGRIEADFSHLYPEPRALAYENYFLWIVPQSPAEATVGLGCREDKSPDELYEDMRRLLAEVDIEPPERETLYSGTDVSNGLRSLSDCSYELNDCAVHIAGDAIGLANRLTGFGMVHAAQSGRAAVSSFVQGESYKRRLLCQNFWTKAVTSAASPIHHTIGLDGIARLAKSDIEYQESFEPQQPTDILSAVRTFV; encoded by the coding sequence ATGTTTGAAATAGCTACCACCAAAGGAGACACTATGAGGGTTTCTATTGTCGGAGGGGGATTCGCCGGATTAGCGGCAGCACAACTGGCTGAAGAGGTAACGTCAGACGTGCAACTTTACGATAAGGGCGCATATACTGGTGACCGAAGAGGCGCTTGGGGGGAGATGGTTTGGGACTACTCACAAGTGCCACTAGATCGGCACGTTCCGGGCTACGTCAGGGAAGCTACAACCGGGATATTTGTCGGTGCCGACGGGAAGACTGCGATAAATGTCCCTGATGGTGTGATACTGAATAGAGGGGAATTAGAGAAACACTGGGCAGGCACACTCGAAGAAACAGAGATTGTAGAGGACGCAGAAGTCGACGAAGCGGAGTTTCGGCGGCTATCTACGGAATCAGATCTGCTAATTGATGCTACCGGTCAGTTCCCGATTTCAAGCCGGTTCACGTCCCTGTCATATGACGTGGCATGTCCGACACTGAGCGGGAGAATAGAGGCCGACTTTTCACACCTGTATCCGGAGCCGAGAGCGCTTGCGTACGAGAATTACTTCCTCTGGATCGTCCCACAATCACCAGCGGAAGCAACTGTCGGGCTCGGCTGCCGGGAGGACAAGTCTCCTGACGAACTGTACGAAGATATGCGACGATTACTTGCAGAAGTCGATATTGAGCCCCCCGAACGTGAGACCTTATACAGCGGAACCGACGTTTCAAACGGCCTGCGAAGTCTCTCAGACTGCTCGTACGAGCTAAACGACTGTGCAGTTCATATCGCTGGCGATGCTATCGGGCTGGCGAACCGCCTGACGGGCTTTGGGATGGTGCATGCGGCACAATCTGGCCGAGCTGCTGTGAGTTCCTTCGTGCAAGGAGAGTCGTATAAACGCAGGTTACTGTGCCAGAACTTCTGGACAAAAGCGGTCACCAGTGCGGCGTCCCCCATCCATCACACCATCGGGTTAGACGGAATCGCTCGTCTGGCAAAGTCCGATATTGAGTATCAGGAGAGCTTCGAACCACAGCAGCCAACAGATATTCTGAGCGCTGTTCGGACCTTCGTCTAG
- a CDS encoding ParA family protein, which yields MLTYTVYSEAGGVGKTTMAANLAVADARAGHDVLAIDMDPQEGSLSFLFDVADHRTDSEADSLVRHLVERPRGPFADLIETAEGVDVLPAHNSLEVLSKHLRRREEEAADFGENWNPNVQLLRVLKDAGVPSEYDTVIIDPPATADVKLYNALHATRNLVIPFEPSGKGQQSVAGLADLVTGLEDTLDINVGVLAAVPNRFKGTNDQEEMLKRLQAESYDIPVVFRERTSLLEGCWRKQCSAFKYIEEHRSRERDYEIETLEQFEELAAHLRQTREQEATA from the coding sequence ATGCTGACCTACACCGTGTACAGCGAGGCCGGCGGTGTCGGCAAGACAACGATGGCGGCGAACCTCGCCGTCGCCGACGCCCGCGCTGGTCACGACGTACTCGCAATCGACATGGACCCACAGGAGGGGAGCCTCTCGTTCCTGTTTGACGTTGCGGACCACCGAACTGACTCAGAGGCCGATAGTTTGGTTCGACATCTCGTCGAGCGGCCACGGGGTCCTTTCGCCGACCTCATTGAGACCGCCGAAGGTGTCGATGTCCTTCCCGCACACAACTCTCTGGAAGTGCTCTCGAAACACCTTCGTCGCCGCGAGGAGGAAGCAGCGGACTTCGGCGAGAATTGGAACCCGAATGTCCAGCTCTTGCGTGTGCTAAAAGACGCGGGCGTTCCGTCCGAGTATGACACTGTCATTATCGATCCACCGGCAACCGCGGATGTGAAACTGTACAATGCGTTGCACGCGACGCGAAACCTCGTCATCCCGTTCGAGCCGAGCGGGAAGGGCCAGCAGTCCGTTGCGGGACTTGCGGATCTCGTTACTGGCCTCGAAGACACACTGGACATCAACGTGGGCGTGTTAGCCGCAGTACCGAACCGATTCAAAGGAACGAACGATCAGGAAGAGATGCTTAAACGGCTTCAGGCGGAATCGTACGATATCCCGGTGGTGTTCCGTGAGCGAACGTCCTTGCTTGAAGGGTGTTGGCGCAAGCAGTGTTCGGCGTTCAAATATATCGAAGAACATCGGAGTCGGGAACGTGACTACGAAATCGAAACGCTGGAGCAGTTCGAGGAATTGGCGGCACACCTCCGACAGACCCGCGAACAGGAGGCAACAGCATGA
- a CDS encoding IclR family transcriptional regulator has translation MTEREPPSRRIKSMQTASEVLREIQSQSEATLSDLCEDIDVAKSTLHTYLQTLVAEDFIDKSDGVYRLGLRFIPLGESVRNRVDLYQHGKEEVERLAEETNEWVHLTVAYRNREVTLYEHNEGETVAVDYQRRTRESPQYLHCTATGKALLAYFDDDQITETVATEGLVQQTEKTITEPDELREELAEIQSRGYAVNDEEEIRGMRSVGAPIQDVDGTVCGAISVTAPKTRLSGEYLCSDLPELVMQAANIIEINLESAAASSE, from the coding sequence ATGACTGAACGCGAGCCACCGTCCCGACGAATCAAGTCGATGCAGACTGCCAGTGAGGTCCTGCGTGAAATTCAGTCACAGTCTGAGGCGACGCTGTCCGATCTCTGTGAGGATATAGATGTTGCTAAAAGTACGCTACATACGTATCTACAGACACTCGTTGCTGAGGACTTTATCGATAAATCAGATGGCGTCTATCGATTAGGCCTGCGGTTCATACCGCTCGGTGAGAGCGTCCGGAATCGGGTTGACCTCTATCAGCACGGCAAAGAGGAAGTAGAGCGCCTCGCCGAAGAGACAAACGAATGGGTCCATCTCACAGTTGCGTACCGGAACAGGGAGGTAACGCTGTACGAGCATAATGAGGGCGAAACTGTCGCCGTGGACTATCAACGGCGAACCAGAGAATCCCCACAGTATCTCCACTGTACTGCGACCGGAAAAGCGCTGCTGGCATATTTCGATGACGATCAAATCACTGAAACAGTGGCTACTGAAGGACTTGTGCAGCAGACTGAGAAGACGATCACCGAACCCGACGAGCTGCGGGAAGAACTCGCAGAAATTCAAAGCAGGGGGTACGCGGTAAACGATGAGGAAGAAATCCGGGGGATGCGATCCGTAGGCGCTCCGATACAGGACGTGGACGGCACGGTCTGTGGTGCGATCAGTGTGACCGCACCGAAAACGCGACTCTCCGGTGAATACCTCTGTAGTGACCTCCCGGAATTGGTGATGCAGGCAGCAAACATCATCGAGATCAATTTGGAGTCCGCAGCCGCCAGCAGCGAGTAG
- a CDS encoding lactate utilization protein → MSQQKSDYVDDADIDESLDELPSEETIEETVENLEANGFEVIVVDSADDALAELQSLIPAEASVMNGHSTTLEEIGFDEYLSDGDHDWESLPDKIWSIDDDAKRQAARRESQTADYFLGGINGISQTGELVAADRSGSRIGAYPFAASNVVIVSGANKIVPTLEDALDRLETVAYPLENERAKEAYGVDSAIAKQLILRQELEEDRTTVVLIREHLGY, encoded by the coding sequence ATGTCTCAACAGAAATCAGATTACGTAGACGACGCGGATATCGACGAATCACTGGACGAACTGCCCTCCGAAGAAACCATCGAGGAGACCGTCGAGAACTTGGAGGCAAACGGGTTCGAAGTCATCGTCGTTGACTCGGCCGATGATGCGCTCGCGGAACTGCAATCACTCATTCCGGCAGAAGCGTCTGTCATGAACGGCCACTCAACGACACTCGAAGAGATCGGGTTCGACGAGTACCTGAGTGATGGGGACCACGATTGGGAGAGTCTTCCCGACAAGATCTGGAGTATCGACGACGACGCAAAGCGCCAAGCTGCCCGGCGGGAGTCACAAACGGCCGACTACTTCCTCGGGGGCATCAACGGCATTTCCCAGACCGGTGAACTCGTCGCGGCGGATCGTTCGGGAAGCCGCATCGGTGCGTATCCGTTCGCGGCCAGTAACGTCGTCATCGTCAGTGGCGCGAACAAGATCGTGCCGACGCTCGAGGACGCGCTCGACCGACTGGAAACTGTCGCGTACCCTCTGGAAAACGAGCGTGCGAAGGAGGCCTACGGCGTCGACTCCGCGATCGCCAAGCAACTCATCCTCCGCCAAGAGCTCGAAGAGGATCGCACGACCGTTGTTCTCATCCGCGAACACCTCGGCTACTAG
- a CDS encoding tyrosine-type recombinase/integrase, whose translation MTETRYSTMDLADCKAFYHETVVPAMKDDGLNPTTETPTYAWLNGQFPGFVKHLQRRFDLSPGQFYDEIEAIEDKQTPEPFDFLSDNTQRAIEDYLIELSTRRGRADATIDTRRSILRRYAKVYTNIHDTKDLLAPLEKPSERVAEMDRVAATFDALDQLDEALTTLASRRKYVQDTRQFYKHLVMFGNAAYNPLADLETRFGWDKTPSWDNKALDRDAVQRLYAAATELRDRFIVVACCGWGLRPSEVASLHVRQLNLDPDDDSHPYIEFGDGERKNGPGTVALLAGLETVSERIERLSDPDWNGYLLPSSAAVSGHLTAETVRRRFKSVAETADVTVDDARPTPKTGRRFWYTTYGAAVRRVAERFEDVAAEQGSASAQVVLDNYLSESEARSHRRAEMRETLARLFDE comes from the coding sequence ATGACTGAAACCCGCTACTCAACGATGGACTTGGCCGACTGCAAAGCATTCTACCATGAGACCGTTGTGCCGGCGATGAAAGACGACGGCCTCAATCCAACCACTGAAACCCCCACATATGCGTGGCTGAACGGACAGTTTCCGGGATTCGTCAAGCATCTCCAGCGGCGATTTGATCTGTCCCCCGGGCAGTTCTACGACGAGATCGAAGCGATAGAAGATAAGCAGACACCGGAGCCATTCGATTTCCTCTCTGATAACACGCAGCGCGCCATTGAGGATTACCTCATCGAACTTTCGACCCGGCGTGGGCGTGCTGATGCGACAATCGACACACGTCGGTCGATTTTGCGACGCTACGCGAAAGTATATACCAATATCCACGATACAAAAGATTTGCTCGCACCACTGGAGAAGCCTAGTGAACGCGTTGCAGAAATGGATCGGGTTGCAGCGACATTCGACGCACTTGACCAGTTGGACGAGGCCCTGACGACGCTTGCGTCCCGGCGTAAATACGTTCAGGACACACGGCAGTTCTACAAGCACCTGGTGATGTTCGGTAATGCCGCGTACAACCCACTCGCCGACCTTGAAACTCGATTTGGGTGGGATAAGACTCCATCTTGGGACAACAAAGCACTCGACAGAGATGCCGTCCAGCGCCTCTATGCAGCGGCGACTGAGCTACGCGACCGATTCATCGTGGTCGCATGTTGTGGATGGGGACTGCGACCGAGCGAAGTCGCATCGCTCCATGTCCGACAGCTCAATCTTGATCCGGATGATGACTCCCATCCGTATATAGAGTTCGGCGATGGCGAGCGGAAAAACGGCCCTGGGACTGTGGCTCTACTGGCCGGTCTGGAAACAGTCTCTGAGCGTATTGAAAGGCTCTCTGATCCGGATTGGAATGGTTATCTGCTCCCTTCCTCGGCCGCAGTCTCTGGCCACCTGACCGCTGAAACCGTTCGCCGTCGGTTCAAATCAGTGGCCGAAACCGCGGATGTTACCGTTGATGATGCTAGACCAACGCCGAAGACGGGTCGCCGATTCTGGTATACGACGTATGGTGCTGCTGTCAGGCGGGTCGCGGAACGGTTTGAAGATGTCGCAGCTGAGCAGGGATCAGCGTCTGCGCAAGTCGTGCTTGATAACTACCTCTCGGAGTCTGAGGCCCGGTCGCACCGCCGGGCAGAGATGCGGGAAACGCTCGCAAGGTTGTTTGACGAGTAG
- the nhaC gene encoding Na+/H+ antiporter NhaC, producing the protein MSSEFDIKLYDDIDPEDRPSLGEALIPIIGMLTALGIGIGIYGLDPQFPLLWGIAFTGLFSYYRFDISWDEMYAGITHTLLMGIQVVFILFIVYALISTWIHAGTIPTLMYYGLDLLHPIVFLPLTAIITAAITFAIGSSWTAAGTLGVAFIGIGSGLGLPEPMTAGAILTGAYTGDKQSPLSDTTNLASAVTNTDLYDHINAMRAGTFLAFSIAVVLYAGLGIRASGSIPVDRIAEIQTALTGSFTISPLAFFPLLVTFGLAIYGISAIPALGAGVFAGAITSAVLQGNSFTSVWTVAQSGTSPETGMELVNGLLASGGMVGGAWAVTIAIAALALGGLFECTGIIAVLAHHLGRLSKSVGSLTGITVLSSVSMNVLAAEQYISIVVPGVTLGSLYEEKGLKTENLSRAIESSGTVTSALIPWNSGAVFMAGTLGVSTFQYAPYYFLGFLSPLILILMGVTGWQITYTETEADEHMTSNVAAPADSD; encoded by the coding sequence ATGAGTTCTGAATTCGACATCAAGCTGTACGACGACATTGACCCCGAAGACCGACCCTCTCTGGGGGAGGCGCTGATACCGATCATCGGGATGCTAACCGCGCTGGGCATAGGAATCGGAATTTACGGACTTGACCCGCAGTTCCCTCTCCTCTGGGGCATTGCCTTCACTGGACTGTTCAGTTACTACCGATTCGACATCTCTTGGGACGAGATGTATGCTGGAATCACACATACGCTGCTGATGGGCATTCAGGTCGTATTCATCCTGTTTATCGTCTATGCGCTTATCTCGACCTGGATACATGCTGGAACGATTCCGACACTCATGTACTACGGCCTTGACCTGCTGCACCCGATAGTGTTCCTCCCGCTCACAGCGATCATCACTGCGGCGATAACGTTTGCCATCGGGTCATCGTGGACCGCGGCGGGGACGCTCGGTGTTGCCTTCATCGGAATCGGTTCGGGACTCGGGCTCCCTGAGCCGATGACCGCAGGTGCAATCCTCACCGGCGCATACACGGGTGACAAGCAGTCACCGCTCTCGGACACAACAAACCTCGCTTCGGCGGTGACGAACACCGATCTGTACGATCATATCAATGCGATGCGGGCAGGGACGTTCCTTGCCTTCTCTATCGCTGTCGTCCTGTACGCCGGTCTCGGTATTCGCGCGTCAGGATCTATTCCTGTTGATCGGATCGCTGAGATCCAGACGGCACTTACGGGTTCGTTCACGATCTCTCCGCTCGCCTTCTTCCCGCTTCTCGTGACATTCGGGCTGGCGATCTACGGCATCTCCGCGATTCCAGCTCTCGGTGCTGGTGTCTTTGCCGGCGCGATAACCTCGGCCGTGCTTCAGGGCAACTCGTTCACGTCTGTCTGGACCGTTGCACAGAGTGGGACAAGCCCGGAAACGGGGATGGAACTCGTAAACGGCCTCCTCGCAAGCGGTGGCATGGTTGGCGGTGCATGGGCGGTAACAATTGCTATCGCCGCACTCGCACTGGGCGGCCTGTTCGAGTGTACTGGAATTATCGCTGTCTTAGCTCATCATCTCGGCCGGCTCAGCAAGAGCGTTGGAAGTCTCACCGGCATTACGGTTCTGTCGTCAGTCTCGATGAACGTCCTTGCGGCAGAACAGTACATCAGTATCGTTGTTCCTGGCGTGACGCTGGGCAGTCTCTACGAAGAGAAGGGACTCAAGACGGAGAACCTTTCGCGGGCGATTGAATCTTCCGGGACTGTCACAAGTGCGCTCATTCCATGGAACAGCGGCGCGGTGTTCATGGCTGGCACGCTCGGCGTCAGCACGTTCCAGTATGCGCCCTACTACTTCCTGGGCTTCCTTTCGCCGCTCATCCTCATTCTCATGGGAGTTACCGGCTGGCAGATCACATATACTGAGACTGAGGCTGACGAGCATATGACGAGTAACGTGGCTGCACCGGCAGATAGTGACTGA
- a CDS encoding bile acid:sodium symporter family protein, which translates to MSRAASKYFVVWVIILAGLALVRPDPFVPVLNYVSPLLGLIMLGMGLTLQPADFRRLIEEPVDIGIGAATQWLVMPAAAYGLYVLLDLPDAVGVGLILVGAAPGGTASNVMTYLGRGDVALSVAITTLTTLAAPIVMPAWVVLTLGEQINVTFAEMFQSIIQIVIIPVLFGFTIRYLLDRYSPKAAEIGTDVFPVISVAAIVAIVAGVVGANVDNILTAGLLVLVAVVTHNAIGLGSGYGVGRAAGMPKDRVRTCAFEVGLQNSGLAVALATTLFDPAAALIPALFSVWHNITGPALASFFSWQDEGQGSVDAVPSDD; encoded by the coding sequence GTGAGTCGCGCTGCGAGCAAATACTTCGTTGTCTGGGTAATCATTCTGGCAGGACTCGCTCTTGTCAGGCCGGACCCGTTTGTCCCAGTTCTAAACTACGTGTCCCCGCTACTCGGGCTAATTATGCTTGGGATGGGTTTGACGCTCCAGCCGGCGGACTTTCGCCGGCTAATTGAGGAACCAGTGGATATTGGTATCGGCGCTGCCACGCAGTGGCTGGTGATGCCTGCCGCTGCGTACGGGCTGTATGTCCTGCTCGATCTTCCAGATGCGGTCGGTGTCGGCCTCATTCTGGTTGGTGCCGCCCCCGGTGGGACTGCATCGAACGTGATGACGTATCTCGGTCGGGGCGATGTGGCCCTTTCCGTCGCGATCACGACTCTCACAACCCTTGCAGCACCGATCGTGATGCCGGCCTGGGTGGTGCTTACTCTCGGTGAACAGATCAACGTCACTTTCGCGGAGATGTTTCAGAGCATCATTCAGATCGTCATTATTCCGGTGTTGTTCGGGTTCACGATCCGGTATCTGCTGGACCGCTATTCGCCCAAAGCCGCTGAAATCGGTACCGATGTGTTCCCCGTTATCAGTGTCGCCGCCATCGTCGCGATCGTCGCTGGCGTCGTTGGTGCGAACGTGGACAATATTCTCACTGCTGGTCTGCTTGTGCTGGTGGCAGTCGTTACTCACAACGCTATCGGACTCGGCTCGGGATACGGTGTCGGTCGGGCAGCCGGGATGCCGAAAGACCGCGTTCGGACCTGTGCGTTCGAGGTCGGGCTCCAGAACAGCGGGCTGGCCGTTGCGCTGGCGACGACCCTGTTTGATCCTGCGGCCGCACTCATTCCCGCACTGTTCAGCGTCTGGCACAACATCACGGGACCGGCGCTGGCAAGCTTCTTCAGCTGGCAGGACGAGGGGCAGGGATCCGTTGACGCTGTGCCGAGCGACGACTAA